The nucleotide sequence TCATAATCATTTCGCAGGGGAGGATCCTATTTGAATGAAGATGATTACCTTTAAGTAATAGATTCTAAGttgaaagggacataactcttttaaattatttatttactgaTTTGTTGTAATTTCCACAAAAAGTTTGACACATAACTTTGTATACAGTGGTGTATAACCTTAACACAGTCAGATAATTAAGAAAGAGGATTGTTTCATGACTTTAATTCTACCACTTGTAGACCCTGATCAAAACTTATATgtcataaaaatgtatttttctataTTCAAAATATGACCATTATTTATCTAACCATAAAATCATCAGGAGATTCCACATGTTACTTACCAATTGTTACAGTATATATAGAATTTGCATAACCATCATAGTTACAGTTGTCATGGAAACGACCTCCATTTCCACTAGCAACAACATATATACTACCATAACCTTTCCTACCAAAATCTATACCATATCTTATAGCTTTCTGAAAGATAAATATTTAGGAGAATATAAAGTATATTGTAAACTCATTATTTTTTGCATTGTTGCAATTGATAGGTTATAGAAAACCATTAACAAACATATTCAAATTAAATACAGTCTACAACTATTAAGCTATACAAGATAGATAGTCAAACTTGAAATATGTGTATTTCTCTCTAGATACAATGGATAAATCTGTTTCTCAAAGGATATTTATAAATGATGTGTTAGTAAGTTTAACAATGTTATTACAGGATCTGCATAGAACATGTGTTCTTTTGTGAAAGATGATTAGGCACTGATGCTTTTTTCtagataacaaaagaaaaacaagaggctctcaagagcctgaatcgctcaccttaatttttttggttaaatctctcatcaatgattattttggcttttcaatttatttaaatgttctttgaatcgtcctattttcttcaaaagcaaaaaaaaaatcattttctcctatgttctattttagccataggagctatgtttctgacatacaaggaaatgaaatataaaatttatactagatactctgaaactcgtttagcctaagtttggctgaaattgatacagcagtttcaaaggagaagattttttaaagtaagtcaacatgatgaacaaattgtgaaaaaagtctttaaagggcaataactcctcaaattgacttatttgttgatcttactttgcttaacatttttgctattaacagtttatctgtatctataataatattcaagataataaccaaaaactgcaaaatttctttaaaatcatcaattcaggggcattatacctgaaaaaccagttaccaaattcggctgaaaatttcaggacaggtagaccttgacctaataaatactttaacttcttgtcttatttgctctaaatgctggagtttttgagatataagccaaaaactgcattttaccctgtgttctatttttagccatgacggccatgttttttgacgaaataaaaaataaagcacaaactttattttatacaccctactgatcattcagttgaagtttggttgaatttggttaggcagttttagagaagattttttaaagttagcaaatatgatgaacaaattgtgaaaaattgtcattaaaggacaataaccccttaaggggtcaattgacaattttggtcacattaacttatttgtagatcttactttgctgatcatttttgctgtttacagtttatctttatctataatgatattcaagataatgaccaaaaactgcaaaatttccttaaaattaccaattaagtggcagcaacccaacaatggtttgtttgattcatctaaaaatttcagggctgatagatcttgacctaatgaacctTTTTacatcatgtcagatttgctctaaatgctttcgtttttaagatataagccaacaaaatgcatttgacccctatgttctattttaagtaaccgCGGCCAtattttttgacggatcaaaaatcgaagcacacactttgtgcaggataatctaaggaacaatcatgctaagtttcattcaaatccattcagtagtttcagaggagaagattttttaaagttagcaaatatgatgaacaaattgtgaaaaattgtcattaaaggacaataaccccttaaggggtcaattgacaattttggtcatattaacttatttgtagatcttactttgctgatcattcttgctgtttacagtttatctttatctataataatattcaagataatgaccaaaaactgcaaaatttccttaaaattaccaattaagtggcagcaacccaaaaatagtttgtttgattcatctgaaaatttcagggctgatagatcttgacctaatgaacatttttacccgatgtcagatttgctctaaatgctttcgtttttgagatataagccaaaaactgcatttgacccctatgttctattttaagtaacggcggccatgttttttgacggatcaaaaatcgaagcacacactttgtgcaggataatctaagaaacaatcatgctaagtttcattcaaatccattcagtagtttcagaggagaagattttttaaagtaagcaaatatgatgaacaaattgtgaaaaattgtcattaaaggacaataaccccttaaggagtcaattgacaattttggtcattttaacttatttgtagatcttactttgctgatcatttttgctgtttacagtttatctttatctataataatattcaagataatgaccaaccagatgctccgcagggcgcagctttatacgaccgcagaggttgaaccctcaGTGATTTTCCTGGTGTTTAAGGGAAGGGTCCTGGGGCCCATGcaattgggaaaaaaattatgGTTTGGGAAAAATATGATTGGTGTTTACGACGGTGGGCACACGGCGTAGCCGTGTGCGCCTCGCTAGGGGGgtttgggggcatgcccccccaagaaaattttgaaaaattaggtgcaaaatcctgcattctgagaaGGATTAACTGCATGAATTGCCTACAAAATAAGCTATCTTTTTAAGGAAAaggattaaaaataaaagttgaatgtGTCTGAGGACACATTTTGCATGCACTCAAGCTTTGTAACTTTACTCTTGAAAGGTAAAATTCAACCTATCCCTTCTGATTCTATTTATAATGATGAGAATCTATAGAAATTCTAAAAAGACACATTTGAAATTAATctgaagcatttattttttagttttatttaaaattcaagTTTTcgttcatgtttatttttaaacatgtcaaCTAGTTGTTCCAGTTCTGTATCTGAGAGTCGGTCTTTTCCTTCTTTCGCTATCCTCATTATCGCATCTAGATTCTTTTGTGTTAATCTGTTCCTATCATTAGTACATATGTCATTCATCAGACTGAATGATCTTTCAACTGCTGCTGTAGAACATGGGATGAGCAGGGCATAACAAAGCAGTTTAAATACTCTGGGAAAGCATGTTCTTAGCACATCATCAGCTTCAAAGGCTTGCAATACTTTGCTTATTGAATCTATTCCTCTCAttctgcaaaaaataaaataaaaacatcccTCTTTTAGTTTATAGTATCCTTAGGTGTATAAAGCAATTAAAATTTCTATCATTGACATTCAAAAATATCCctgttcaacagaaaaaaacatttacaaattctTTTAATAAGAAATAACTAATGAATTGAATAAAACTAATTCCAAACCTTTGCTtgctttttgaaatttaaataaaatcaaatttatatcAATATGGAAATTCAAAATTATTGTTTAAGCTTTGCAATTAAAAGAATCATGCACGTAAATTAATATGAAAAACAAGTTCCTTGATTGATAACTGTAATATAACATTTAAACTAGAATGATGATCTCATTGGCAAGCGTAccatatttccttatttttatttggTGATCCTAATGATCCATTCTAATACTCACTGAACtatacaattttaaatttatatttgtacctcTATATATAGCTAAGCTGCTAGTCATGATTTGAACAACTTTTTCATTATGATTAAAATCCATAAACAATCCTTTTTTATTTCAAGCTgaaaaaaatgttgtatgaaggattaaaataaaagaacaagttaATAAACTAATTTAACAATTCatgcaaaacaaaataatataatatgaaCTCAATAAATCAGATAGACTAAGATTATTTGATTGTTATGTAGCATCACTTTCAGTAGGGTTATCACATACGGAGTGATATCCATTGCAATGCTACATGTCTAAAATAAGCCCTTTTATATAAACAGAAGTTATTTGAGTAAAAgaacaaaattatcaatatatgATCTAATATACTTAATAAATTACTGACTAACTCAGTATTAAACTGActgaaattaaatttcaaaattaatgtaAACATTATAAATTGCATACTTAAAAATGCTGATGTATTGTGACAATCTCAATAatctttcataaaaataaaataaaaacatttgtcaaaaaacaaataaagtttcaacatgttaaaagaataatttaaatCAGAGTTGACAGTGTTTGCAagactaaatattaaaaataacaaattatgttATTTCATTCATTTAGCATAATTAAAAGAATTGAAgcttagaaaaaaatatgaatgccAGActgattgtaaaataaaatgcttGCAAGCTTCTTGTCAACTCTTATTTGAACATCAAGAAAAACGAATAAAAATAATACCTCATCATCAACAGTTGTGGTTTAAAGACCTTCAGCTCATTGAAGGCAACAGCTGGAATATCTATGTCAGATCTAACCACTGTTGTATGGCCATTGTAAATATCCTCCTTGGGTTGCCCATAAAAATCAGCAAGTCTCTGATATTCTTCCtggaaaaataatataaaatataaaaatttgaaattcaaaagaattctgttaaattgaaattaaacattcaatcaattattattattagcTGCTCATATGATTAACATGAGTTAATCCAAGTTGTATTGTCAATATTCAAAATTCTATTGTATTTACttattaatatacattgtatgtatgttAATAAGATGTGTACAATTCAAAACAACACAATTtgcaaaaaatgtataatatcttTTTATGAATTCATTATGGAATTTTATGCTGACAGAGGTCAGCAATCtataaattaatgtaattaataaaactaattaaaagatatcagacttaaaaatatttctgttattttcttACATTGCCATAATCTTGTAGATCATCTGCTTCAGGTAAATTCCTTGGATCCAATGCTCCAAAAGCTTTCAGTAGAGGAGTAGAATGGAATGCATCTTGGATTTCATTAGTTAACTTAAAGATAAATGGAATGCCTGTGTTCAGAAGAAACTGTTGTGGCACAAGGTTTTCCACAGCTCCTCGGACACGCCTACCAAGGGCAGTTCTTTCTGTTATGATATTCATTAAAGTGTCAATTTTGGCAAATTCAGTGTCCTGATAATTGTTGTTTTGATATTTATCTTTAATTTCATGCAATGCATCAATGGTTTTCTGAACATTTTGGTCCAAATTTGTAAAATTCACATTTTCGGATTGCAAGCAAAGATTTAATATGTTGACTGGCTTTAGTACATCACATAATAATAACATCATGGCCACAACATCTTTCCGTGTTAAGATATGTCTGACTCCAAAGATCTCGGGTTCTTTGAGATCATTATACAATGAATCAAGGGTGTCAACAATGGTTTCATATCTCTCAATTACCCTAAGACATGCATGAAGGTGCGACAGCCACCTAGTCATGGATGCTTTGATTAGTACCATAGGTTTTAGGCCATATGTTTCTTGGAATACTCTGAAAACGCCTGCCTTTAAAGGTGAGTATTCAAACATCTTCCAAAGACAGAGAAGCGTCTTGTCCAATTCAGCAAGTAGGGGAATATCTTTCGCCAAGTGTTTGAGACACAAAGCCAGCTTATGGTTCCTGCAGTTTATATAAAATGACAATGGTGAAAGGTGTCTCATTCTCCTCTGCAGACctaaaacattacaaattttaataacagTAAAAAGACTAATAAATTTACATGCACAGTGTTTTACagtaatatgtttttttatatacattaaaatatatataaataaattaatagataattcagctgatgcCTTATATAATGTATCATGTACTATATTACGCCGcttgattaaaactgacgaggaaagatAACACCCGTCCACGGACGGGAAAGCTTGTTTTTTATCAAGCCTAGGTGGTCTAGCAGGTCTACTTATGTTGTAAGATTATAAAGATGAAAACAACCTCAATGGTCTTAATAAAGGCTtctttttgatttattgatttatttaattgtCGGTATATAGTGCAAAGCAATTTGATCACGGAGGCACGAgttgaatcccggcgagggaagaacaaaaaatttacagatctaacattgtggGGCTGTTATTAAGAGTCATTATAATTAAATGATGATAAATATGCATACATGTAAGTAAGTTGTGcgttttgttcaataaaaataatttatattttttacaggtttcttgtttttatttgtgtatcttcatgaataaataaatatgattgaaaatgatGTGAGCAATAAAATGTTCTACCTTAACCCttaattgttttgtctttttcttttattgtattatatctaataaaaaaaaatcatagtcaGCATTATTGTGGACTGGCTGAATAATGTggggtacatgtacatgtaaatgtaatttTTGATACATGTATGAATGAGATAAATCCTGTCAGTGTACATGTGACCCAACATTTTGCGCaaattaatatattattaaataatttatatgtatacCAACCTTTTTCTTCGCCACTCATTGTGTTACAGCCATCAAATGCCATAAATCTCATGTTTTCTATTGGAATATTCTTTCCTACAAAGAATGACTGAAGGGATTTGCAGATATCTTCTGCCCTTGCCCTGTCCAGGTGGATCAGCCCCATGTAGTGGTCATTTACATTTCCACCCATATTCCATCTCGCCATGACTGATAGTTGCATGCGGTTAGCATTGTCAGTTGATTCATCTGCCAATAATGCAAATTTTTCTGTTCTTAAAGAGTTGAGTAGTGATGATTCAATCAGATCGCTTAACAGCGTGGTCATTTGAGTTACAATTTTTGAACTCATGTAGGTAACTTTAGTAAACTCAGAGTTTGAAATATGTCTTTGTAAATCCTCCACCCCAAGCTCAGCAATAAAACGAACGAAACTTTCGAAGTTTTCAGTTACGGCCCATTTTTGTCTTATCATGAAGTACAGACAGCGAAATAGTTTTTTCAGCACTGACCTGTTTGCCTCCTTGGTACTTTCAGAATGTTTTTTTATTTCGTCTAAAACATTTACCTTTGCACTGAACTGGGCATATCTTTCAAccgaaaaaatatgtttttcactTGACTGATGTTTTTCAAGTTTTCTGGTTGGATGGGTCCCAAGACCAACAGCAATATTAACAAATTCACGTGCATTTACACATGTTCCACCAAATAGTTCACAGTATTTACACAAGTATCCTTGAGCACTGTGATACAACCAGGGATATTTGTTCTCATATTTCAGAGAGCTAAATTTTCTGGCATCAGAAACTTGACAAGAAGAGGAGGAAGACTGTGACTCATTATCAGTTACACAAGGGTCAGGATCATTACATGTTTCAGACTCAGATGAAACAGCTTcactttgaatttgaatttcaTTTGTAACATGATCAGTTACACTAGCTATAGGTTCATTGTCATCTTTACATGGTTGAAACTCAGAGACGGATGGCGGAGATGGAACAGCTGGAATTTCACTTGTTTCATCAGAAGGAAGTAGAAACGACTTTTTGAATCCAAAAGCTTCCAGCTTCCGGCATTTACTACCGTCCGCCGCCTTTAGCTTCTTTGtgtaatattttgaattatgagACATGATCTacgttcattttgtttacattatgtcTCATTTTTTTGCTTTGTCATTGAATTATTCATTCGGATGTTTCAAGCGCAAACATGACCAGAATATCGTAGATTGCAATGCAATCCATAAAAGATTGCAAACCAATCATCGTCTTAAGTGAACGATAATGATAACTCCCGAAATACCCCAAACGCTCAGAGATTTGTCAACAAAAAATACACGATACGGAGATACGACAATAACAAAATCTCGCGACGATGTCCATATACGATTGGGAATTTTAGAGctgaaaattgggaaaaaaagaGCATATTTCTCTTTGGGAATGGGGCCGAAATTCGGCCCCAAAATGAGGGTTGGAAAATCACtgaccctgaacggttggggcaagtatggacacaacattcaagctggaatcagctctaaatttggattgtgattaaatagttgacacagaatagctttctgacacagaatgaatgtggtctaatgaacttaaaaatttttttttgcctttgagcaattcactatgctgttgaatattaatcctctcaaaaaaatgtttgaagaaattttcttatttatgaaatctgaaatgaaaaaaattgacccccaatttttttttcacatccccctttcccttatttcaaaactgatctcaattcaaatttctaatgaagtttgcaatgataactactcatttaaatacatcataaaatattaaaatgtaaaaaaagtgcttgttatcactgaatggtaaagattgttttaatctatcagttggtagtaaaagtgaatatacattgtatattgtataaaacaatgatttaagttgattcaactactattctgaacaaagaaagataactccaattgaaatccaattggaatttcttgctattgcacaatattgtgcaattagatatttcttgctattgtgcaatactgtgcaattgaaaatatttgcaattgcacaatactgtgcaattaaagatttcttgctattgcacaatactgtgcaattgaagatttcttgctattgctgaatactgtgcaattgaaaatttcttgctattgcacaatacttaatataataattttggatcctgatttggaccaacttgaaaactgggcccataatcaaaaatctaagtacatgtttagattcagcatatcaaagaggcccaagaattcaatttttgttaaaatcaaacttagttaaattttggaccctttggactttaatgtagaccaattttaaaacgggaccaaaaattaagaatctacatacacagttagatttggcatatcaaagaacctcaattattcaatttttgatgaaatcaaacaaagtttaattttggacaccgatttggaccaacttgaaaactgggccaataataaaaaatctaagtacatttttagattcagcatatcaaagaaccccaaggattcaatttttgttaaaatcaaactaagtttaattttggaccctttggaccttaatgtagaccaatttgaaaacgggaacaaaaattaagaatctatatacacagttagattcggcatatcaaagaaccccaattattcaatttttgatgaaatcaaacaaagtttaattttggaccctttgggctctttattcctaaactgttgggaccaaaactcccaaaatctataccaaccttccttttatggtcataaaccttgtgtttaaatttcatagatttctatttacttatactaaagttatggtgcgaaaaccaagaaaaatgcttatttgggtccctttttggcccctaattcctaaactgttgggacctaaactcccaaaatcaataccaaccttccttttgtggtcataaacattgtgtttaaatttcattgatttctatttacctaacctaaagttattgtgcgaaaaccaagaataatgcttatttgggccctttttggcccctaattcctaaaatgttgggaccaaaactcccaaaatcaatcccaaccttccttttgtggtcataaaccttgtgttaaaatttcatagatttctattcacttttactaaagttagagtgcgaaaactaaaagtattcggacgacgacgacgacgacaacgtgatagcaatatacgacgaaaaatttttcaaattttgcggtcgtataaaaactgcaaaatttccttaaaattaccaattaagtggcagcaatccaacaatggtttgtttgattcatctgaaaatttcacggctgatagatcttgacctaatgaacatttttacccgatgtcagatttgctctaaatgctttcgtttttgagatataagccaaaaactgcatttgacccctatgttctattttcagtaacggcggccatgttttttgacggatcaaaaatcgaagcacacactttgtgcaggataatctaaggaacaatcatgctaagtttcattcaaatccattcagtagtttcagaggagaagatgtttgaaaaattgttaacgacgacagacgacgacgacagacgccaagtgacgagaaaagctcacatggccttttaggccaggtgagctaattaTATGACTTGTCAGCATATATGTGGTATTTTTATACATCTAGTATTATTTTATAACTTTCTTTTAATCACTCTATCTATTTTGTACATAAAGCAGTTGTCACTAACTAAAACAATTGTCTCTGATAGaacatcttttaaaattttattaacataatATTGGAAATCACAGcaggattttttttactttgaacgAGCACAGAAACATCAAGGAACAGAAAAAAAGATATGTGCAGTGTTACCcttcaataaaattaataaaaggaTTTTACCATTTGCTTTGAATTACACTTAAAAAAAGATTAGCAGTATCAAagtataaaaatctttaaaaatactaacagaaaataaaataaaatgtattaatcACAGATATATtagaataatattttattaaactcACAGCAGCCAAAAAATGAGGTCCATCTACTGTTTTACCATCATCATCAGGTCCCCAACTGTAAATATAAGCCATAGCTTATAATAACTACATTTCAGCTTAACCACTTTATATAGAAGCAATTTAAGAACATCCCTTAAATATCAACTGCAGGAAAAGGTTTTAGAGGCCTACCCATAGTTGCAAATTCAAAGTGCATTCTTTGGgtccaatagatataagaagatatgtaTTGTTGCTAAtcaaacaactctccatccaagtgacaatttgtaaaagtagatGTATGTTATTTAATGGAACAGTCCTAATATGTGAATAATATCTTGATTAAAGAAAACATATgctaaaactagatgtgtcagaACCACATAAATGGCCTAGCTTGAAAAAATGCTTGAAGCCATTTTAAGTCAAAATACTGTATTTTCTGCAAAAAACCAGCGGAGCGGAACCAAAATTTGTAACTCTTCATAGTAAGCTCATGTATAAAAAGTCAGCTCAATATGTGAAGGCATTTACAATAAAATGCTTTATAACTGTTCCTTGCCACATGAGGGCATGACAGATTTGGTAAGGGTAACACTATATGGGTCAGACTGAAGTGATTGGGctataaaaacataaatgaaaCAGTCCATTCTAGACTTTTGCTTATAAAGGGCATAAGTCCTTATTGGTACAAGCAGTCATGTTGATAAATCGCTTCCAATTAATTGATGGTAACTAAAGTTGCAAGGCTCTGCCGAAATACTTCCAATATATAtgttttgacaataaaaatatCGTACCTGCAGCTATATATGTCATTGATTTGGATCCTTTCATTAAAACCTTTAGCTTCCAGACTGTCCGTCATTGGTCCATCTAGTATACGTAttcctaaacaaaaatataactaacATCATTTACACTCAATCAAAACATGTGTCTAACACACCACACTGaatatacatttcttttttacTTGACTTGAAAAGAAGTAGAATCTGTTTTTATATTAGTGGACTTGACCACATATCCCCCTTTTATTTTCATTAGCAACTTAGGTAACGGAGAGGTCAAACCTATGGAAAGGTCGAAAGGGTGTTATGGTATGATATGAAGGGGCAGGTAATGACCCTCAAGTTACTGACAAAAAATTTGCTGCACTGGAAATGTCTGATCATGGCAATTAAGAACACATATTTTAAATGGTGAGGATTTgaactattttcaaaatatttgaggGGGGGAAGATATGATACCCCAGGGAAAAAATTTATGGTGTACTTTGAAACTTTGTGCTTAGCAGAGAATCAGAAAATACCAGTTTGCAAGTCTTTGGTTAAATTCTACCAGGAATCAATTTTACGGCATGATTTCTTGATGCTAGAGGTTGGAACCTATGCAGTCAGAtccaaaaaacaaatacatggcATAACTCAAAGTACTTTGAAACTTTGTGCTTAgcagagaataaaaaaaataacaatttgcaAGTCTTTGGTTAAATTCTACCAGGAATCAATTTTACGGCATGATTTCTTGATGCTAGAGGTTGGAATCTATGCAGTCAGATCCAGAAAACAAATACATGGCACAACTCAATAAAGCACCACAATGGGACAAAATGCTAGACAAATGGAAGAACTCGGTCATTGTATCATAGGACAGACAAGCTAATTGTAGTATCCACTTACCAGAAACTTTAGCTTTATAAGCCACACCTACAGCACAGTAGTTATTCACCACAGCTGCTATTTCTCCAGCACACCGAGTACCATGGTGGTTATTAgctatataaatagaaaaatgtaaacat is from Mytilus galloprovincialis chromosome 6, xbMytGall1.hap1.1, whole genome shotgun sequence and encodes:
- the LOC143078840 gene encoding uncharacterized protein LOC143078840, with product MSHNSKYYTKKLKAADGSKCRKLEAFGFKKSFLLPSDETSEIPAVPSPPSVSEFQPCKDDNEPIASVTDHVTNEIQIQSEAVSSESETCNDPDPCVTDNESQSSSSSCQVSDARKFSSLKYENKYPWLYHSAQGYLCKYCELFGGTCVNAREFVNIAVGLGTHPTRKLEKHQSSEKHIFSVERYAQFSAKVNVLDEIKKHSESTKEANRSVLKKLFRCLYFMIRQKWAVTENFESFVRFIAELGVEDLQRHISNSEFTKVTYMSSKIVTQMTTLLSDLIESSLLNSLRTEKFALLADESTDNANRMQLSVMARWNMGGNVNDHYMGLIHLDRARAEDICKSLQSFFVGKNIPIENMRFMAFDGCNTMSGEEKGLQRRMRHLSPLSFYINCRNHKLALCLKHLAKDIPLLAELDKTLLCLWKMFEYSPLKAGVFRVFQETYGLKPMVLIKASMTRWLSHLHACLRVIERYETIVDTLDSLYNDLKEPEIFGVRHILTRKDVVAMMLLLCDVLKPVNILNLCLQSENVNFTNLDQNVQKTIDALHEIKDKYQNNNYQDTEFAKIDTLMNIITERTALGRRVRGAVENLVPQQFLLNTGIPFIFKLTNEIQDAFHSTPLLKAFGALDPRNLPEADDLQDYGNEEYQRLADFYGQPKEDIYNGHTTVVRSDIDIPAVAFNELKVFKPQLLMMSLK